Within Claveliimonas bilis, the genomic segment ACGAGAAGGTTACTTCCATTTCCTATAATATAATATGGCATGCCCTCTTCCCGGCATATCTGTACAATCTTGCGGACCTGCTCTTTGTCAGACGGAACGACAAACAAGTCAGCCGGACCGCCGATGCGGAATGTGGTATGCCGATCCATGGGTTCGTTTTGAAGAATCTGCTCTGTTTCCAATATATGTTCAAGTCGGGAAATAAAATCCTGATTCATGATAATATAGCCTTTCTTTCCTTTTTTTCATTGTCCATCATACACTAAAACCCCCGCAAATTCAACGTGGACTTGCAAAATTACATAAAATACGGTATAGTAATTTCGTGTTATACGCTTACAGGCAGAGCCCTGAAATCTTATAAAATTATGAAAGAGGAGTGAAAAAACTTCATGGACCCCAGCGACGCCATACAGATTATTATTTTGATTATTCTGCTGATGCTCTCTGCATTTTTTTCATCTGCAGAGACTGCTCTTACAACAGTCAACAAAATTCGTATCCGCAGCCTTGCCGATGAAGGAAACAAGCGGGCAGAGGCTATTCTGGATGTTACAAAAGATTCCAGCAAGTTATTAAGCGCTATATTGATCGGAAATAATGTGGTAAACACTGCTGCCGCTTCCCTGACAACAACGATCGCCTATCACTTCGGCGGCTCAGCCGTTGCTTTTGCCAGCGGTCTTATTACTCTTTTGATCCTCCTTTTCGGAGAGATCACTCCCAAGACCACCGCTGCCATCCACGCCCAGGGCATTTCCATGATCTATGCGCCGATCATCCGTATTTTTATAAAGCTGATGACTCCTGTCATCTTTATTATAAACAGTCTGTCCCGTGTAATTCTTTTTATCTTGAGAATAAATCCGGAAAATACAAAAAAAGCCATGACAGAAAGTGATCTGCGTACAATTGTAGATGTCAGCCATGAAGACGGGGTGATCGAATCCGAAGAAAAGGAACTGATCTACAATATTTTTGATTTCAATGACGCTAAAGCGAAAGATGTTATGGTTCCCCGCGTTCATGTTACATTCGCTGATGTGGAGAGTACTTATGAAGAACTTCTGGAAATTTTCCGGGAAGATAAATTTACCCGGCTTCCGGTTTATGAAGAGACTACTGACCATGTGATCGGAACCATCAACATGAAGGATCTGCTCCTATTTGACAGCAAAAAGGAATTTCATGTGCGTGATATTTTAAGAGAAGCTTATTTTACCTATGAGTATAAAAATATTTCTGAACTTCTGGTAGAAATGAGAGATTCTTCCTTCAATATCGCCATTGTCCTGGATGAATACGGAGAGACCGCCGGTCTTATCACACTGGAAGATATTCTGGAAGAACTTGTTGGTGAGATCCGGGATGAATACGATGAAAACGAAGAAGATCTTGTCCGCCAGGTCGGAGAGAGAGAATATCTTGTAGAGGGATCTCTCAACCTGGAAGATCTCAATGATGAGCTTGATCTGGATCTTTCATCGGATGATTACGATTCTCTCGGCGGTCTTATCATCGAACATCTGGACCGTCTTCCCCAGGCAGGAGATGAGATCACCACAGACGAAGGCATCCGCCTTGTGGTAGAGAAGCTTGATAAAAACCGGATCGAACTGGTACATATGTATCTGCCGGAAAAGACGGAAACCAAGTCCGAAGAGAATTAAAAAATAATCTTTTTCTAATACAAACAGCAGAGCAGCCCTTAAGTCATTTCAGAACTTTTGAGCTGCTCTTTCATTTATATATTCCTTCTCTTATTCTTCTTTCCATTCTTCTCCCGCCAGCTTAAGGATATCTTCGATCTCCTCTTCTGACACGCCCATTTTCTCTGCCACTTCCTCTACATCCACTTTACGGCCCAGTCCGTCGCTCATTTCCCGGATTGTCGCCTCCAGGTCAGATACCCGGTCTACCATCTTGCGGTCCTGCCTTTTCATTTCCAGCTGGGATTCCAAAAGCGCGCGCATGGAAGCTCTTATCTCTTTGAGGATTTCTTCCCTCTTCTCTTCTCCCGGAGCATATGCCAAAAGCGCCCCGACAAGACTGACATTTCCTTCCTGGATCACATCTCCCAGGAAAACTCCCTGTCTTGGCAGCTTCAGCGCTTCCTCTGTCACAAGGGGCATGTAGGCTGCCAGCCTGCTCTCCTCCGGTGTACGCGGCACCATCTCGTGTATTTCTCTAAGATAACTTTCCAGGTATTCCTGTTCTTCCCGGGTCAGCTCCTCTCTTTCTTCCTCCGCCTGCCGAATCACTCCGGGCTTTTTTTCATATCCCGATACAGCCACTTTCTGTGAAAGCAGGTAGTCGCACACCAGCTCTATCTGCTGGGCAGAAAGCGCTTCCTCCTCGAAGAATTTTTCGATTTCCTCTATATTAAGATGCATCTGCTTTTCTTCTGCCAGATGCAAAATTCCGCTTAATTTTTCCTGAAATTTTAATTTATCTGCCATTTTCGATCCTCCGGTTCCTATGTAAAATTCTGATATATCTTCGGCTTTGCAGGCCAAAGCACCCAGGTATAATAACCACGCGGCTGCTATTATATGTGGTTATTATACCTAAAGTTTTTAAAAATTACCAGCACCGGAAAACAGAGACTATCGGAAGCGGGAGGATCTCCATATGGGATCAGGACACAATCACAGTGGAATAACCTGCCCGTTTCAGCCGCCGTTCCATGTCGGCTGCTTCCTCCAATGTGTCATATCCGCCCACCTGAACTCTTAAATAGCCGTCAGAATCCTCAATATACGCCGGAAAATCCTGCTCCAAAAGTTCCCCTCTAAGTCTCTCTGCATAAGTACGGTTGCGGAAAGCCCCTACCTGCACGCGATAATCGTGGACTACTGCATTTTCAAATTCATTATTTTCATATTGACTGTCTGTATTTCCCCCTGTCATGCCGCTGTTCCCACTGCCATTTACGCTTCCGGACGTATCTGCACTTCCTTCAATAAGTCCGTTCCGCTGCAGGGTATCGAGGATTCCCTCGGCAATGGCAAGTGCAATGTCATCAAAATTCTGATCAAACAACATGTTATCGGTGTCAGAATTGATAAATCCGGCCTCCACAAGAACAGCCGGCATTTTTGTCCTCTTCAGCACGACCAGATTCGGTCTTGCCTTGACGCCAAGATCCACAAACCCTATAGTTGCCAGCTCCTCATTGATCGCCTCCGCGATCTGGTACTTCAGTCCCGACAGATCGTACACCAGCGATTCCACACCGGACACCTCGTTGTCTCTTGGAAAAGAATTGCGGTGAATGGAAATAAAGAGATCCACTCCTGCCTGATTTGCTTCCATCGCTTTTTCATATGGTGTCTCATAGACATCTGTCGTACGTGTATATTCTACATCAATACCTCTGTTCTGCAAAATTTCCCCTACAGCAAGCGCCAGGCGCAAGGTATCGTCCTTTTCCTGACGCCCGTTGTACACTGCTCCCGGATCCCGTCCTCCGTGTCCTGCATCCAGCATGATTGAATATGCCATAAAAATCCTCCTATTTGCACAGTCTTTCTACTCCAGCATATGCAGACAGGAGGCTTTTTGTTACATGGAAATGTTTATCGTATATCAGGATCTTCTGCCACGATCTGTCCGCAGGCAATCTTCTCTCCTGAATTTCCCGACGGCTGGGTGCAGAAATCATCAGGCATATCATGAATCACAACTGTCTTCCCCACCACTTCCTCCGGAAAAAAGCGGGTGGTATAGACCATCATCCACGCTGTTCCCTTATCGGATAGAAGAGGAGGCAGATCCCCCTCATGTTCCGGATGCATTTTACCCCGGGTCTGATAGTGGCCGTCTGTATCGGCAAATTCATCCGAAGTGGTTCCGGTACAGGCGCTTCCTTCATGAATATGAAATCCGTAAAAGCCGAGGCCTTGCCCTGTATTGTGCGGAGTAAGGCCGGAAATATTAGCACCGGCGCCAAAAGGATGTTCTTCTATGACATTTCCTCTAATTCTTCTAAGATCTTCTCTCTTCTTTCATCAAACAGAAGTCCTTTGTTGTATTTAAAATATTTATCACAGTCATTTTCTTTCAGATACTGGATGCTGTAGTAATTGGTATTCAGCTCGGTCACAAAGCAGACCATTTCCTGACTGTCCCCGAAGGCATCCTCCATAAAGTCAAAGGCGTGATCCAGCGCTTCTCCGGCCGCATCCACAGCCTGCTGCCGCTTATCAGCCTCCTTCGCAAACTCTGCCCGGACTCTCTCGAATGCCTCGTCTTTCTGCTCATCCTGTTCCAGATGTTCTTCCTTAAGGATCACAACATACCGCTCCAGTGTGTCCGCGACTTTGCGGAGCATATGATCCGCCTCTTTTGTCAGCTGTCCTGCCCGGCGAAGCTTCTCATATTCTTTCTCCGCCTCTTCTTTGATATCAGCCAGATTTCCCTGTACCTTATACTTCTTAAGCCATCCGAACAGCCTGGTTACATACTGGTCTGCAAGGTAACTTGCCTGGAACAATTCGCTAAGCTTCCCGATCAGCATCCCCACGACGCTTAAACGCTCGTCGAAGGAAGCAAATTTCAGCTTGTCCAGGGTATCTTTTCCATAGTGTCCTTCCAGGATTTTCTCCAGTCCGTAATCCTTTTTATATTTGTGAAAAAGCTCCAGATAATTGGCAAAATCCTTGGCGATCTTCCAGTGCTGCAAATACTGATGCACCACTTCCCGGTCCGCTTTTTTGCCGATCGCCTCGTACACCTTTAAAAGCTCTGAGAGATCCTCCCAGCCCCGGGCTGTTACAAATGTCCTGCCGTCCACCGTTGTCTCCATCCGATAAAAGCAGTCTTTCCGGATTTCCAGGTAGGAGAGGATGGCAGGATGGATCCCGGCGCGATAGGCGTATTCTCTCCACACCTCATAGTTTTCTTCCACATCGATCCGGCGGATCCTGTCCAGTGTCACCACGTCAAATTCCCGCACGGATTTATTGTACTCCGGCGGATTTCCGGCTGCCACGATGATCCACCCTTCCGGCACTTTCTGATTGCCGAACGTTTTGCACTGCAGAAACTGCAGCATAGTAGGCGCCAGTGTCTCCGAGACGCAGTTGATCTCATCAATGAAGAGGATTCCCTCTTTTAATCCTGTTTCTTCCATTTTCTCATAGACAGAGGAAATGATCTCGCTCATGGTATATTCCGTGACGGAATATGTTTTCTCTCCGTAAGTTTTCTCTCTGATAAAAGGAAGCCCCACTGCACTTTGCCTTGTATGATGGGTAATGGTGTAGGAGACAAGGGCAATGCCGCAGTGCCTTGCCACCTGCTCCATGATCTGTGTCTTGCCGATCCCCGGAGGTCCCATCAGAAGGATGGGGCGCTGCCGGATAGACGGTATCATATATTCTCCGTAGGAATCTTTCTTAAGATAAGCCGTAACGGAGTCCTGAATTTCTTTTTTGGCTCGCTTTATATTCATGCTGTATCTCCTTTTCTCTCCTCTGATTTTCCGGACATTTTCCGGACATCCTCCTCATTAAGGATCAATTTCATGGCCCATGCAGGCACATTCACATCCTCATAATCCTCTTTCATAAAGACAAAGGCTGTCTCGTAAGGAGGCATTTTCTTCGGATAAACTCCCTGTCCGTCTGTAAAATAGATCAGTCCCCGAAGCTGTGAAAATTCTTTCTGCTCCAGAAGCTTCTCCACATGGGCAAAAGCCGGGCGGAAATCCGTCCCGCCCTCTCCTTTCAGTTCGAGATCGTCCATGTATGCCCTAAGCTCTTCTTCATTCGTAATCTTCCGATCCGACTGCACGGTGTCATCACACTGGATAATGTGGATATTCACTTTCCGGAAAAAGCTGTTCTGCTCACTTAACACCGTATAAGTCTCTTCCAGAAATTTTTGCACAAGTTCTCCTGAACAGGACATGGAGGTATCGATCACGATCACGAAGTCCTCGATTTTCTTCGTCTCTTTCCATTCCTGCGGCTCGATCAGAGGCATGTTGCCGTAAAGCCTAAGTCCATAACTGTAAAAGGAATAATCGAAGGAATCATCATCCACTGCCATTTCCTCTCTTAAAACCACGAATTTCCTCAGGAAATCTCCGTACTTGAACCGCTCTTTATTCTCTACTTTGACATGTTCCAGCAGATTCCCGGATGCCGAGGAAGCTTCCTTGGAAAATGTCTCCATGTCAGTCTCCATCTCTTCCGTCTTATTCTGCCACTGATTCTCAATCTCCTGGCGGCGATCTTCCTCATCATCGTCCGGCCAGTAAATATGACTGTCCGTATAAAATTCTTCCGCCAGCTCTCCAAGCTTTCTTTCGCTCAGATTCCAGTTTTCCAGGGAACCGTATACCTTTTCCGGAGTCAGTACTTTCATCTCTTGCTTCAGCTTCCGGTACGTCTCTCTTCGCAGAAAAGACCGGGATCTTAAGACCGGCCGGTGCTGCATACTGTCGATCATGGATTCCGCCACAATATCACAGGACAGATTCCACAGATCTTCATCCCGCCCGTTTCTCCGGGTTAAATGATGAAACAGGCAGTGGAGTACCATATGAAGATAAAGCCGGTTCACCAATACCGCATCCTTACGATACATTTTGCTCAGATTCTCCGGATGATAACAAATGGAAAATCCGTCTGTCCCTGCCGGATCGGCTGCCGGATCTGCCGCAAAATAGAAACTGCTTAAAGCCACGTCAAGAAACCTCATCTTAAGATAGAGCTCATTTCTTGCAAGAACCAGAATTTCTCTTCCGATTCCCTTCAGTTTCTCCGCATTTGTTCTTTCCTCTGTCATAACTCAAATACCTTTTTCTGTTTTGGGAAATACCGGTGTCTTTCTTCCATCAGCACACTTAATATTTCCGTCTTTTCTTTTTCCGCCGCTTTCTCGATCGCACCCTCCAGCGTATCCCGGCTCCAGAAACCTTCTTTTCCGAAAAACCGCAGCATGTCCGATTCCTCTCTGTCAATATAGATTGACGCTGCCGCCATCAGGTGCTCTTTGACGTATTCTGCATACTCCGCCTTTGCCGCCTGGGAGAGCTTATAAGGGTATCGAAGGCGCAGGGCTGCCATCTCTGACGCCGTTTCCTCTGTCTCTTCAGCCACCGCTCTTGGAAACAGCCTGTCGTACTCGCTGTAATTCAGTTCCCTGTCATAGAAGCACTGCCGGTAGTCTCCTCCGGAACCGTGATAATGGGTCTCTACAATTCTTGCCGGAGTATTTTCCACAGCCTCTTCATAGTGCTCCGGAAAGATCAGCTTTGCTCTTTCTTCCGATCCGTCTTCCCGGCAGTAGCGCATCGTCACTGTAAGGGCGTACCTGATCTCATCGGCAATAAATTTCAGTACGGATTTCTCTCCCTTATAGAGCCGTATCTCAATGTTCCGTATGGCGCTGCCTGTGAAGGCTCCTGCCCCCACATCATTCAAGGCGTCGGAAAAAGAAAGGCTTTTCAAATGAAAGCACCGGTAAAACACATAATTTCCAATCTGCTCCATATAGCGGGGCAATGCAACAGACGTAACATTTGTCCTTGAAAACGCATAGGGAGCCGCCCAGCGGACCGGCTCCCCTTCTATCTGTTCCGGAATGATGACCGATCCGCTGCAGGCAGGACACTTTTCCAGCAGTATCCCGCCTTCTCTCCTTGCGTATTCCAATCCGTCAATGATTCCGCTATTTTCCATCATTTCTGTTTTCTTCCTCTTTACCGCCGGCTCTCTTTGCCGCGATCATCTTCTGCATTTCTTCATGCTCCCTTACAAGCTCGTTATGAAGCTCCAATGTATTCCAATGCACATTGGTTGGGGTCAGGGCCGCTTTCAAAGGGATCTGCAGCCCTTCTTTCTTCAGATAGGCGAGCATCCGGTTCATCTGGGGATCTGTCAGGTGATTCAGCACCAGCATTTCCTCGTCAAACCCTTCTCCTTCATAGATCTCCTCTGTGCGCTCTATGCCCTCCACTCCTGCAAGGGCGCCGATCTTCTGGAGATAGTCCTCCTTCTCCACAGTCTTGATCTTAATTCCCATAAGGACAAAAATAAATTTTACTTTATCTGTTCTCTCTTTATCTTTGAAATTATATAATAATACACTTCCTCTAACTGCCATACGTATCTCCTTTCTGAAATAAAGAAAATCATTTCCTGTCAGACAGGAAAGCGGCAGCAATAAGCCGCCGCTAACAGTATAGCAGATATTTCAGATTTGTACCAGCGCTACATACAGTCTACCAGAAGACCGGAAGCCTCCTCCAGCATCCCAAAGAAATCTTCTTCCCGGGACAGGGCTTTTCCCTTATCCCTGTCAATGCGCTCCGCCAGTTTTCTCACTCCCTCATTCTGCGGATCTTTTTCCAGGATGATCTGACACAGCTTGGACGCCGCCTCTGTAAGACGGATGGATCCATAGATCCTCGGCTCTCCCGGAAGACCCTGCGCACTTGTGATCAGATAGATCAAAAGCTCAAGTTCTTTGCTGTCCATTCTCTTCTCTCCTTTTCGTTTTTTCTGGTTTTTATTCCTTTTCAAATGTATTAAAAAATGCGATGTCTTCTGCTTTCGGCCTTGCCGGACATCTTGGCTCACCCTTCGGGTAACCGATGGAGATCAGCGCCTCGATCCGGTATTCCTCCGGGATATTAAGGATCTTCCTTATGGCCGTATCGTTATAAGATTTAATGGCGCATGTGCCAAGACCATACTCCAGGGCGGCCAGCATCAGATTTTCCGCTGCCATGGAGGCATCCATCATGCAGCCGTAGATTTTAGAATTTTCTCCGCCTTTTTTCAGCGCCTTTTCCATATCGGAACAGATTACCAGAATAACCGGCGGCTTCCCCGAAAGTCCCGGACTGAAAAAATCCACCTTTTCCCTGAGCGCATCTTCTGTGACAAAAAGGAATTTCCATGCCTGCAGATTACTGGCAGAAGGAGCTCTCTGGGCTGCGTCCGCCAGTTTGATGAGCACCTCTTTTGGCACTTTCTTTTCCTGAAAAGAACGGATGCTGTGTCTTTGCTCAATTGCTTTTAATATCTCCATGTTCTTCACCTCATCTGCCGCCGAAAGTATTTACTTTTTTCAGCGGATTCGTTAAAATATTTTCTGTTGCATATGATATGACACCAAAGCGTTCTGCTTCCATGTCAGGAATCGTACGCTTCACATACAAAGGAGGACTTCTATGTTTGGACTTGGAACGATCATCAACACCCTGGCTGTCATCGCCGGAGGACTTCTGGGCCTTTTTTTCAAAAAGGGCCTGCGGGAAAATGTACAGGATATTCTCATGAAAGGAAGCGGCATTGCCATTTTGTTTATCGGTATTTCCGGCACGCTCTCCTACATGCTGACAATCGAAAACGGTAACATAGGAACCCGTGGGACCATGCTTCTTATTTTTTCCATGACACTTGGTTCTCTGGCAGGAGAACTGCTTGATATCGAAGGGAGGATCGAGCATTTCGGGCTGTGGCTCCGGAATTTCTTCCATTCACACGGCGACTCCTCCTTTGTGGATGGTTTCGTAAACACATCCCTTATCATCTGCATCGGCGCCATGGCAATCGTGGGCTCCATCGAGGACGGCATTCACCATGACATTTCCATGCTCACGGCAAAAGCGATCCTGGACTTTGTCATCGTCCTTGTCAACGCCTCCATCTACGGCAAGGGCACGATCTGTTCCGCTATCCCAATCTTTGTCTACCAGGGAAGTATTACTGCCATTGCAGCCGTGGCCGGATCTTTTGCAAGCGATGCTCTCATCGCCCAGCTTTCTTTTGTAGGATCCGCCCTCATTTTCTGTATCGGTGTCAACACGACCTTCGGCAAGATCCTGAAGGTGGGCAATATGCTCCCCGCTCTCTTCTTCCCGGTCATCACACTGTTTCTGGGACACTTTTTCCCGGCGGCGGCTTCCTTTTTTTCCTAAAGGTTCGCCGCCCTTTTTCGTTCTCTTTTATCTGCGGATGCTCTCATAGTAAGCGAACAGACCTTCTGCCAGCACCGGATCGATCACCGGAAGACCGGTTGCCTCTTCCAGTTCTTTTGCCACGCCAATGGTGGCAAGACCTGTACATGCAAGGGCGATCACTTCCGCCCCTTTCTCTTTCAGATTCTTTCCGGAAGCGATCACCTGCTTTCTTCCTTCCGGAGTCATCAGATCCAGAGTACTGTCCACACCTTCCGGTTTTTCCAGGATCATTTTCCCTTCAAGCAGTCTTGCATAAGCGTCCGGAGCATAATCCGTGATCCCAAGGACTCCGATTTTCGAGCCATACCGAAGGGCCAGGGCCACTGTTGTCTCTCCGCCGCCGGTTACGGGCATCCCCGGAAGCGCCTCCCTTATCTGACGTACGCCCGGATCATCTGCACAG encodes:
- a CDS encoding DUF3783 domain-containing protein, coding for MAVRGSVLLYNFKDKERTDKVKFIFVLMGIKIKTVEKEDYLQKIGALAGVEGIERTEEIYEGEGFDEEMLVLNHLTDPQMNRMLAYLKKEGLQIPLKAALTPTNVHWNTLELHNELVREHEEMQKMIAAKRAGGKEEENRNDGK
- a CDS encoding VWA-like domain-containing protein produces the protein MTEERTNAEKLKGIGREILVLARNELYLKMRFLDVALSSFYFAADPAADPAGTDGFSICYHPENLSKMYRKDAVLVNRLYLHMVLHCLFHHLTRRNGRDEDLWNLSCDIVAESMIDSMQHRPVLRSRSFLRRETYRKLKQEMKVLTPEKVYGSLENWNLSERKLGELAEEFYTDSHIYWPDDDEEDRRQEIENQWQNKTEEMETDMETFSKEASSASGNLLEHVKVENKERFKYGDFLRKFVVLREEMAVDDDSFDYSFYSYGLRLYGNMPLIEPQEWKETKKIEDFVIVIDTSMSCSGELVQKFLEETYTVLSEQNSFFRKVNIHIIQCDDTVQSDRKITNEEELRAYMDDLELKGEGGTDFRPAFAHVEKLLEQKEFSQLRGLIYFTDGQGVYPKKMPPYETAFVFMKEDYEDVNVPAWAMKLILNEEDVRKMSGKSEERKGDTA
- a CDS encoding superoxide dismutase family protein, whose protein sequence is MRGNVIEEHPFGAGANISGLTPHNTGQGLGFYGFHIHEGSACTGTTSDEFADTDGHYQTRGKMHPEHEGDLPPLLSDKGTAWMMVYTTRFFPEEVVGKTVVIHDMPDDFCTQPSGNSGEKIACGQIVAEDPDIR
- a CDS encoding HlyC/CorC family transporter; this encodes MDPSDAIQIIILIILLMLSAFFSSAETALTTVNKIRIRSLADEGNKRAEAILDVTKDSSKLLSAILIGNNVVNTAAASLTTTIAYHFGGSAVAFASGLITLLILLFGEITPKTTAAIHAQGISMIYAPIIRIFIKLMTPVIFIINSLSRVILFILRINPENTKKAMTESDLRTIVDVSHEDGVIESEEKELIYNIFDFNDAKAKDVMVPRVHVTFADVESTYEELLEIFREDKFTRLPVYEETTDHVIGTINMKDLLLFDSKKEFHVRDILREAYFTYEYKNISELLVEMRDSSFNIAIVLDEYGETAGLITLEDILEELVGEIRDEYDENEEDLVRQVGEREYLVEGSLNLEDLNDELDLDLSSDDYDSLGGLIIEHLDRLPQAGDEITTDEGIRLVVEKLDKNRIELVHMYLPEKTETKSEEN
- a CDS encoding ATP-binding protein → MNIKRAKKEIQDSVTAYLKKDSYGEYMIPSIRQRPILLMGPPGIGKTQIMEQVARHCGIALVSYTITHHTRQSAVGLPFIREKTYGEKTYSVTEYTMSEIISSVYEKMEETGLKEGILFIDEINCVSETLAPTMLQFLQCKTFGNQKVPEGWIIVAAGNPPEYNKSVREFDVVTLDRIRRIDVEENYEVWREYAYRAGIHPAILSYLEIRKDCFYRMETTVDGRTFVTARGWEDLSELLKVYEAIGKKADREVVHQYLQHWKIAKDFANYLELFHKYKKDYGLEKILEGHYGKDTLDKLKFASFDERLSVVGMLIGKLSELFQASYLADQYVTRLFGWLKKYKVQGNLADIKEEAEKEYEKLRRAGQLTKEADHMLRKVADTLERYVVILKEEHLEQDEQKDEAFERVRAEFAKEADKRQQAVDAAGEALDHAFDFMEDAFGDSQEMVCFVTELNTNYYSIQYLKENDCDKYFKYNKGLLFDERREKILEELEEMS
- a CDS encoding DUF554 domain-containing protein, yielding MFGLGTIINTLAVIAGGLLGLFFKKGLRENVQDILMKGSGIAILFIGISGTLSYMLTIENGNIGTRGTMLLIFSMTLGSLAGELLDIEGRIEHFGLWLRNFFHSHGDSSFVDGFVNTSLIICIGAMAIVGSIEDGIHHDISMLTAKAILDFVIVLVNASIYGKGTICSAIPIFVYQGSITAIAAVAGSFASDALIAQLSFVGSALIFCIGVNTTFGKILKVGNMLPALFFPVITLFLGHFFPAAASFFS
- a CDS encoding DUF6092 family protein, which produces MDSKELELLIYLITSAQGLPGEPRIYGSIRLTEAASKLCQIILEKDPQNEGVRKLAERIDRDKGKALSREEDFFGMLEEASGLLVDCM
- a CDS encoding aspartate/glutamate racemase family protein, encoding MSQHEKKFKVGLIRVLTCEDPEVLYSHQRQIMEKFPTLDVETKCIPDQPEGIHSPRLCEIAVPKIVETAKSFQNVDMIIVSCADDPGVRQIREALPGMPVTGGGETTVALALRYGSKIGVLGITDYAPDAYARLLEGKMILEKPEGVDSTLDLMTPEGRKQVIASGKNLKEKGAEVIALACTGLATIGVAKELEEATGLPVIDPVLAEGLFAYYESIRR
- a CDS encoding nitroreductase family protein codes for the protein MEILKAIEQRHSIRSFQEKKVPKEVLIKLADAAQRAPSASNLQAWKFLFVTEDALREKVDFFSPGLSGKPPVILVICSDMEKALKKGGENSKIYGCMMDASMAAENLMLAALEYGLGTCAIKSYNDTAIRKILNIPEEYRIEALISIGYPKGEPRCPARPKAEDIAFFNTFEKE
- a CDS encoding sigma-70 domain-containing protein, which produces MADKLKFQEKLSGILHLAEEKQMHLNIEEIEKFFEEEALSAQQIELVCDYLLSQKVAVSGYEKKPGVIRQAEEEREELTREEQEYLESYLREIHEMVPRTPEESRLAAYMPLVTEEALKLPRQGVFLGDVIQEGNVSLVGALLAYAPGEEKREEILKEIRASMRALLESQLEMKRQDRKMVDRVSDLEATIREMSDGLGRKVDVEEVAEKMGVSEEEIEDILKLAGEEWKEE
- a CDS encoding N-acetylmuramoyl-L-alanine amidase, encoding MAYSIMLDAGHGGRDPGAVYNGRQEKDDTLRLALAVGEILQNRGIDVEYTRTTDVYETPYEKAMEANQAGVDLFISIHRNSFPRDNEVSGVESLVYDLSGLKYQIAEAINEELATIGFVDLGVKARPNLVVLKRTKMPAVLVEAGFINSDTDNMLFDQNFDDIALAIAEGILDTLQRNGLIEGSADTSGSVNGSGNSGMTGGNTDSQYENNEFENAVVHDYRVQVGAFRNRTYAERLRGELLEQDFPAYIEDSDGYLRVQVGGYDTLEEAADMERRLKRAGYSTVIVS
- a CDS encoding leucine-rich repeat domain-containing protein, giving the protein MMENSGIIDGLEYARREGGILLEKCPACSGSVIIPEQIEGEPVRWAAPYAFSRTNVTSVALPRYMEQIGNYVFYRCFHLKSLSFSDALNDVGAGAFTGSAIRNIEIRLYKGEKSVLKFIADEIRYALTVTMRYCREDGSEERAKLIFPEHYEEAVENTPARIVETHYHGSGGDYRQCFYDRELNYSEYDRLFPRAVAEETEETASEMAALRLRYPYKLSQAAKAEYAEYVKEHLMAAASIYIDREESDMLRFFGKEGFWSRDTLEGAIEKAAEKEKTEILSVLMEERHRYFPKQKKVFEL